Below is a genomic region from Mesotoga sp. UBA6090.
GACTATTGCCAAAAGATCTTCCGGGACAAGTAGTTTCCATCTTGAATTGTAAGTTGGTGATTCAAAGCGTATTGCGTTATAGAAGTATCTAACACTCTTGCCTTTTGCCAGTTCACATAGCTCGAAGAAACCTTTTGATAGGCGAAACTTTTCCTGAAAATGACCCAGTATGTATCCAGCCTTTTGATAAAGAAATCTCTTGTTATATTGACCCAGGTACGATACCAGTCTGCTTTCACTGAGTGAGGGAACAGCGCCTAAACAATTAAGAAGTTCCTCTAGACCACCAATTCTCTCAAAGTCATTGATGCTGTCTAGCGTAGTTCTCTCCACGTCTGTTGTCCTCACCCCATCTGGATTCATAACAACTCCCTCATGTATTCGCGGAGAA
It encodes:
- a CDS encoding type IV toxin-antitoxin system AbiEi family antitoxin domain-containing protein, producing the protein MKYYEQLARLGIFTKSDVKELVGKSETADSLLQNYKKRGLIEQVKRNLYVTKSLETGQAIAGRYRIASKIRPQSYITHHSAYEYYGYANQVYYEVYVSAETKFSEFSYDDVRYRFISPRIHEGVVMNPDGVRTTDVERTTLDSINDFERIGGLEELLNCLGAVPSLSESRLVSYLGQYNKRFLYQKAGYILGHFQEKFRLSKGFFELCELAKGKSVRYFYNAIRFESPTYNSRWKLLVPEDLLAIVSKGVEDTGEIR